The Nitrospira sp. genome contains a region encoding:
- a CDS encoding multicopper oxidase domain-containing protein, whose protein sequence is MGVLTRCVRSALYGLAPSLVLAGVLPAGAIMSHDAHVAADPQADVATPVSAQAGPVLMDKMSKAVEQIERQVQTKGPFQGAGSHAMQQGVLLVAEDPDKVKVTQGMRCPAHAPVRKYDVTAMNIEITVNRFGDFYPGYMYALTENVAGVREEETKNRAARESEDETFSEGAVSNGLQGDLIQPLVIRANQGDCLRITLRNQIEGEPTNMIINGSQMLVASTGRPATANNPDALVATGKTGEFEWYVPTDLQEGGRAFHSHASREQYSLGLLGSLVIEQRGARYLSPFTGEEMSSGWEAMIDLEKGSDFREFVIFYHEAGDETFRLLNRKGDMLPQRDAHTDTYRPAARLLNYRSEPHGTRLELQAHLVGFADESQGYGSYSFGDPATTIPRSYLGDPAKYRMVGGSEIVHSHHLHGGSIRWARQPGTSKLDPTLSKNGPVKFPMINDTSDRLDVQSIGPSEIYDEVIEGGSGGLQALAGEFVFHCHIPQHYVTGMWGFWRVYNTLQTPGFQTDVMKPLVELPDRKGKIKPAVSSDKLVGTTVDWYGGKKYEITKDKTDWKSNPVKVSIKDWVEYMLPPQGLPGKSEDQVKQAKAHDATVINWKWEGNLALNEPETPHRWADYASPTPLKRPPITFDPQTGKLAFPWLRPHLGKRPPFAPNHGGAPWLEPFHVREDGTKSTEPARPGEQGPWSLCPENSPRKFYTTHSIILPITLKPATPKSPAIVDPIGMIYVLHEEEAEVRKTPAKQVPLVIRGNVYDCVDVIFKNEIPDDARTGWANKINLHPHFFQFDTSASDGPTIGFSYDMSLRAFTMLKDPEPEKGMPLPANTVLTADSKAGARSITVADPSKFHLNTELGVGMDDPKYFEVVRIKAINGKTITFDAPLKYGHKKNDIASVEFIRERWYVDADIGTVYWHDHVFGTDTWGHGLFSAFITEPPRSTYHDPVTGKEIRSGPVADIHTLEPVSAHIRGSFREVMMHIMDSNARSAELILTDNPQAKMNVVTVDGPPSHQFPERINKSAMWFLNGGEATTGSGYSMRVEPLSVRLANDPDPSKLFVSGIHGDPGTPLLRAYLGDPILVRALVGSANEVHTWHVTGHWFPMERYGTTAMPRSTIHLAIGERYDPAIPAAGGPQKQAGDYLYYSGRASHFAEGSWGIFRVFDELQGDLKPLPGREQIQKSAPSVCPADAPVKTFNVSAIDQQLRYHDGAPGVMEVDLERKMVFGNEQGKMYVLDGDRGRVKAGELKPSPLTLHVNVGDCMKINLKNEMAKERAGFHVDMMAFNPKDSFGANVGNNPGDQTVGPGESKTYTYYAHPEYGELAALIQDWGNVVENPRNGLFGSIIVGPKGSRYRDPVTGDDVTMKSSWRVDVLVDRTIPGNDNRKNYRDFSLMFQDEDNIVGVSFMPYIQQVAGITAVNYRSEPTAWRIEKGCEVAEVFSCVKAGDTPSTPLLQAHVGDPVAIHVLGAFSEQVQLFTVDGHEWPHEPYMQGADQVSTMEFGGSEVINAYLTGGAGGPNRIVGDYLWKNQRPAHANAGQWGLFKVLPVDDQRIKPLMPQIPPAKTAEQLLGEGKASPTSLNGQ, encoded by the coding sequence ATGGGTGTCTTAACAAGATGTGTTCGATCAGCGCTGTATGGGCTGGCGCCCAGCCTGGTATTGGCTGGGGTGCTACCGGCCGGTGCGATCATGTCGCACGATGCACACGTGGCTGCAGATCCCCAGGCAGATGTGGCAACGCCGGTCAGTGCGCAAGCCGGTCCAGTGTTGATGGATAAGATGTCGAAAGCCGTCGAGCAAATCGAACGGCAGGTGCAGACGAAGGGGCCATTCCAGGGGGCCGGTTCCCATGCCATGCAGCAGGGCGTGCTGCTGGTTGCCGAGGACCCCGACAAGGTCAAGGTGACGCAGGGCATGCGATGTCCGGCGCACGCGCCTGTTCGGAAGTATGACGTCACGGCGATGAATATCGAGATCACGGTCAACCGGTTCGGCGATTTTTATCCGGGTTACATGTATGCCTTGACCGAAAATGTCGCCGGAGTGCGTGAAGAAGAGACCAAGAACCGCGCGGCGCGTGAGAGCGAAGATGAAACTTTTTCGGAAGGCGCAGTTTCGAACGGTTTGCAGGGCGATTTGATTCAGCCGCTGGTCATCCGAGCCAACCAGGGCGATTGTCTGCGGATCACTCTCCGGAATCAGATCGAGGGTGAGCCGACGAACATGATCATCAACGGGTCGCAAATGCTGGTCGCCAGCACGGGCAGACCGGCGACGGCCAATAACCCGGATGCGTTGGTGGCCACGGGCAAGACCGGCGAGTTTGAATGGTACGTTCCGACCGACCTCCAAGAGGGCGGACGTGCGTTTCACAGCCATGCATCCAGGGAACAGTATTCTCTGGGATTGCTGGGTTCGCTCGTGATCGAGCAACGCGGGGCTCGTTATCTGAGTCCGTTTACGGGCGAGGAAATGAGCAGCGGTTGGGAAGCCATGATCGATCTCGAAAAAGGGTCGGACTTCCGCGAGTTCGTGATTTTCTATCATGAGGCCGGTGATGAGACGTTCCGGTTGTTGAACCGCAAGGGAGACATGTTGCCCCAGCGGGATGCGCATACCGATACCTATCGTCCGGCGGCGCGCTTGCTCAACTATCGGAGCGAACCGCACGGCACACGGCTGGAGCTTCAGGCGCATTTAGTCGGCTTTGCCGATGAGTCGCAGGGCTATGGATCGTATTCCTTCGGGGATCCGGCCACCACCATTCCGCGTTCATACTTGGGTGATCCGGCGAAGTATCGCATGGTCGGGGGATCGGAGATCGTGCATTCCCACCATCTTCACGGTGGGTCGATCCGTTGGGCCAGACAGCCGGGAACCAGCAAGCTGGATCCGACCTTGTCCAAGAATGGTCCGGTCAAGTTCCCAATGATCAATGACACCTCCGATCGCCTGGATGTGCAGTCGATCGGGCCGTCCGAAATTTATGACGAAGTGATCGAGGGCGGATCAGGCGGGTTGCAAGCGTTGGCCGGGGAGTTCGTGTTCCACTGCCATATTCCGCAGCACTATGTCACAGGCATGTGGGGATTCTGGCGGGTGTACAACACCTTGCAGACGCCGGGGTTCCAGACCGACGTGATGAAGCCGCTGGTCGAGCTGCCGGATCGAAAAGGCAAAATCAAGCCCGCCGTCAGTTCCGATAAGCTGGTCGGTACGACCGTAGATTGGTATGGCGGGAAGAAGTACGAGATCACCAAGGACAAGACCGATTGGAAGTCCAATCCGGTGAAGGTCTCCATCAAGGATTGGGTGGAGTACATGTTGCCGCCGCAAGGCCTTCCCGGCAAGTCGGAAGACCAAGTGAAGCAGGCCAAGGCACATGATGCGACGGTCATCAACTGGAAGTGGGAAGGAAATCTGGCGCTCAATGAGCCGGAGACTCCTCACAGGTGGGCGGATTATGCCTCACCGACGCCCCTGAAACGGCCGCCGATCACCTTCGATCCGCAAACAGGAAAGCTGGCCTTCCCATGGCTACGGCCACATCTTGGGAAGCGGCCGCCGTTTGCCCCCAATCATGGCGGCGCTCCTTGGTTGGAGCCGTTCCATGTGAGGGAAGACGGAACGAAGAGCACCGAACCGGCCAGGCCTGGAGAACAGGGCCCATGGAGCCTCTGTCCGGAGAATTCTCCGCGGAAGTTCTATACCACGCACTCCATCATCCTGCCGATTACTCTCAAGCCGGCTACGCCTAAATCACCGGCGATCGTCGATCCGATCGGCATGATTTATGTGTTGCACGAGGAAGAAGCGGAAGTCAGGAAGACCCCGGCGAAGCAGGTTCCGCTGGTGATCCGCGGAAACGTCTACGATTGCGTGGACGTTATCTTCAAAAATGAAATTCCGGATGATGCGCGGACGGGATGGGCCAATAAGATCAACCTCCATCCGCACTTCTTCCAGTTCGATACGAGTGCCTCCGATGGTCCGACCATCGGATTCTCGTACGACATGTCGTTGCGGGCGTTCACGATGCTGAAGGATCCGGAGCCGGAGAAGGGGATGCCGTTGCCGGCAAATACCGTGTTGACGGCGGACAGCAAGGCCGGCGCGCGCAGCATCACGGTCGCCGATCCATCAAAGTTTCATCTCAATACCGAGCTTGGCGTGGGGATGGACGATCCGAAGTACTTCGAAGTGGTCCGGATCAAGGCCATCAACGGCAAGACGATCACCTTTGATGCCCCGTTGAAGTATGGGCATAAGAAGAACGACATCGCCAGCGTGGAGTTCATTCGTGAGCGGTGGTACGTCGATGCTGATATAGGCACCGTGTACTGGCATGACCACGTATTCGGCACTGATACATGGGGACATGGGTTGTTCTCGGCATTCATTACCGAGCCGCCTCGGTCTACCTATCATGACCCGGTGACCGGCAAGGAAATCCGCAGCGGCCCCGTTGCTGATATTCATACGCTTGAACCGGTCTCTGCCCATATCCGTGGCAGTTTCCGTGAAGTCATGATGCACATTATGGACAGTAATGCGAGGTCGGCGGAATTGATCTTGACCGACAATCCGCAGGCAAAAATGAATGTGGTGACGGTCGATGGGCCGCCTTCGCATCAGTTCCCAGAGAGAATCAATAAATCAGCGATGTGGTTCCTGAACGGGGGAGAAGCGACCACGGGCAGCGGCTACAGTATGCGTGTCGAGCCGTTGAGCGTGCGTCTTGCCAACGATCCGGACCCATCAAAGTTGTTCGTGTCCGGAATTCACGGGGACCCGGGCACTCCATTGTTGCGTGCCTACCTTGGCGATCCGATTCTGGTGCGTGCGCTGGTCGGTTCTGCCAATGAGGTGCATACGTGGCACGTGACAGGTCACTGGTTTCCGATGGAACGGTATGGCACGACCGCCATGCCGCGCAGCACCATCCATCTGGCGATCGGTGAGCGCTATGATCCGGCCATTCCAGCCGCCGGCGGACCCCAGAAGCAGGCGGGTGACTATCTCTACTACAGTGGCCGCGCATCACACTTCGCAGAAGGTAGTTGGGGTATTTTCCGTGTCTTCGATGAATTGCAAGGTGACCTGAAGCCGTTGCCGGGCCGTGAGCAGATTCAGAAGTCTGCTCCATCGGTTTGTCCGGCAGATGCGCCGGTGAAGACCTTCAACGTGTCGGCGATCGATCAACAGCTCCGGTACCATGATGGGGCGCCGGGGGTCATGGAAGTCGATCTCGAGCGCAAGATGGTCTTCGGCAATGAACAGGGCAAGATGTATGTGCTCGACGGCGATCGCGGACGGGTCAAGGCCGGAGAATTGAAGCCGAGCCCACTGACCCTGCACGTGAATGTCGGCGATTGCATGAAAATCAATCTGAAGAATGAAATGGCGAAAGAGCGAGCCGGGTTCCACGTCGATATGATGGCGTTCAACCCGAAGGACTCGTTCGGCGCCAATGTGGGCAACAATCCCGGTGATCAAACCGTCGGCCCAGGCGAGAGCAAGACGTACACCTATTATGCCCATCCGGAGTATGGTGAACTCGCTGCCCTCATTCAGGACTGGGGGAACGTGGTTGAGAACCCACGGAACGGGTTGTTCGGCTCCATCATCGTCGGTCCAAAGGGTTCACGATATCGGGATCCGGTGACCGGAGATGACGTGACGATGAAAAGCAGTTGGCGCGTCGATGTCCTGGTGGATCGGACAATTCCGGGAAACGACAATCGGAAGAACTACCGGGATTTCTCGTTGATGTTCCAGGATGAGGATAATATCGTCGGCGTCAGCTTCATGCCCTACATTCAACAGGTAGCCGGGATCACCGCGGTCAACTACCGGTCTGAACCGACTGCCTGGCGGATCGAAAAGGGGTGTGAGGTAGCCGAGGTCTTCAGTTGTGTCAAAGCGGGTGATACACCTTCAACCCCGTTGTTGCAGGCACACGTCGGAGACCCGGTGGCCATTCACGTGTTGGGCGCGTTCAGCGAGCAAGTGCAGTTGTTTACCGTTGATGGCCATGAGTGGCCGCACGAGCCCTACATGCAGGGTGCCGACCAGGTGAGCACCATGGAGTTCGGCGGATCCGAGGTTATCAACGCCTACCTCACGGGTGGAGCCGGTGGTCCGAACAGGATCGTGGGCGACTATCTGTGGAAAAATCAGCGGCCGGCACATGCCAATGCGGGACAGTGGGGTCTGTTTAAGGTCCTGCCAGTCGATGATCAACGGATCAAGCCGTTGATGCCGCAGATTCCGCCGGCCAAGACGGCGGAGCAATTGCTCGGCGAGGGAAAAGCTTCACCGACGTCGCTGAATGGACAGTAA
- a CDS encoding carboxypeptidase regulatory-like domain-containing protein: MRCFTRGFVSCFLGIMLQALAVGIGAAEQASAYESMAVVDGGAVKGMIHFSGTLPDPFVFKLGRYPDQAYCGALSDGSGDRLLREVIVGSQGGLKDVIVTIHGITKGKPFDLEETKLEANICQFVPFVSVMRDQHPLTVQNLDSVAHDLQIYERDREHVFIMFHRPALTKAGTQDVIRFTGDRRGVIMQCGMHPYMQGHGLGVDNPYYAVTGGEGTFDIRDLPAGTYRIKAWHPTLGEQEQEFTVAAGGSASVEFTFAAK, from the coding sequence ATGAGATGCTTCACTCGTGGCTTCGTGTCCTGCTTTCTCGGCATAATGCTGCAGGCGCTCGCGGTCGGCATTGGTGCTGCTGAGCAGGCCTCCGCGTATGAATCCATGGCAGTGGTTGATGGAGGGGCGGTCAAAGGGATGATCCACTTCAGCGGTACGTTGCCTGATCCATTTGTCTTCAAACTTGGTCGCTATCCGGACCAAGCGTATTGTGGCGCCCTATCGGATGGATCAGGCGATCGTCTGCTTCGCGAAGTGATCGTGGGCTCACAGGGCGGACTCAAGGATGTGATCGTGACGATCCATGGCATTACCAAGGGGAAGCCGTTTGATCTCGAGGAAACGAAGCTGGAGGCGAATATCTGTCAATTCGTGCCCTTCGTGTCCGTCATGCGGGATCAGCATCCTCTGACGGTACAAAACCTTGATTCCGTTGCCCATGACTTGCAGATCTATGAACGTGACCGTGAGCATGTCTTTATCATGTTTCACCGTCCGGCTCTGACCAAGGCCGGAACTCAGGACGTCATCCGTTTCACCGGGGACCGTCGTGGGGTCATCATGCAATGCGGAATGCATCCGTACATGCAGGGGCATGGGCTCGGGGTCGATAATCCCTACTATGCCGTCACAGGCGGAGAGGGCACGTTTGATATTCGTGATCTCCCGGCCGGAACCTACCGGATCAAAGCCTGGCACCCGACACTTGGGGAACAAGAGCAGGAATTTACCGTGGCCGCCGGAGGGAGCGCTTCGGTAGAATTTACCTTTGCCGCCAAATAA
- a CDS encoding threonylcarbamoyl-AMP synthase, whose translation MNGTILSATIPKAIHLAAETIRTGGLVAFPTETVYGLGCDAMNPDAAAKVFEAKQRPQFDPLIVHIADREQLHMVVTSLPAAALRLIDAFWPGPLSLVLPKQSAVPDLVTAGLATVAVRMPNHPVAQALIQEAGTPIAAPSANPFGYVSPTTAQHVLEGVGKKVDVILDGGPCTLGVESTIVSLVGAQPELLRPGSITLEQLTAVIGLLRRASSEQATPIAPGQLTRHYATQTPVTILPSAGARADGGRDERPGLLIFSQASESDTRFAAVEVLSPTGDLREAARNLFAALRRLDALGLDRIYAEPCKEEGLGLAIMDRLRRCAAR comes from the coding sequence ATGAATGGAACAATCCTTTCAGCCACGATTCCTAAGGCCATACATCTGGCAGCGGAGACGATCAGGACGGGCGGGCTCGTCGCGTTTCCGACCGAAACGGTCTATGGACTCGGCTGCGACGCCATGAACCCCGACGCAGCAGCGAAAGTCTTCGAAGCCAAACAACGCCCGCAGTTTGATCCACTCATCGTGCATATCGCCGATCGAGAACAATTACACATGGTGGTCACGTCTCTCCCCGCGGCCGCTCTACGACTCATAGATGCCTTCTGGCCAGGCCCGTTATCCTTGGTCTTGCCGAAACAGTCGGCTGTCCCGGATCTCGTAACCGCCGGTCTGGCGACCGTTGCAGTCAGAATGCCGAATCATCCGGTGGCGCAAGCGCTTATTCAAGAGGCAGGCACCCCCATCGCCGCTCCCAGCGCCAATCCGTTCGGCTATGTCAGTCCCACGACAGCTCAGCACGTTCTCGAAGGTGTCGGGAAGAAGGTCGATGTGATTTTAGACGGCGGTCCTTGCACACTCGGCGTGGAATCGACGATCGTCTCCCTGGTCGGTGCGCAGCCCGAACTGTTGCGGCCCGGCAGTATCACCCTCGAACAACTCACCGCCGTCATCGGTCTGTTGCGGCGAGCGTCATCCGAACAGGCAACGCCCATTGCGCCCGGGCAACTGACACGGCATTACGCAACACAGACTCCCGTAACAATCTTACCTTCCGCCGGAGCCAGAGCCGACGGTGGACGGGATGAACGCCCAGGTTTGTTGATTTTCTCGCAAGCGAGTGAGAGCGACACCCGCTTCGCCGCTGTTGAAGTTCTCTCTCCGACCGGTGATCTTCGTGAAGCGGCGCGCAATCTCTTCGCCGCGCTCCGGCGTCTGGATGCCTTGGGCCTCGATCGGATCTATGCAGAACCTTGCAAAGAAGAAGGGCTGGGGCTCGCCATTATGGATCGTCTGCGCCGCTGCGCCGCGCGTTGA
- a CDS encoding peptidylprolyl isomerase, protein MTLQFQKKDPRVTIATRFGEIKIRLYSDAAPRHVENLINLVKMGFYNSTTFHRVVPGFIIQGGDPLSKHSDRTLHGTGGPGYFLTPEPNDRPHKRGALSMAKMPRESNSTRDFNDNGSQFFICVGDNSGLDRRYTVFGEVFRGIEVVDKIVEVPRDEQDNPLEPIRIMMTVKE, encoded by the coding sequence ATGACACTGCAGTTTCAAAAGAAGGACCCCCGTGTGACGATCGCCACGAGGTTTGGGGAGATCAAGATTCGCCTCTACTCAGACGCGGCACCTCGCCACGTGGAGAACCTTATCAATCTGGTGAAGATGGGATTCTATAACAGCACGACCTTCCACCGGGTTGTGCCTGGGTTCATCATTCAAGGCGGCGATCCTCTGAGCAAACATTCCGACCGTACGCTCCATGGCACCGGAGGACCGGGCTACTTTCTTACACCTGAGCCGAACGATCGCCCGCACAAACGTGGGGCTCTGTCCATGGCGAAAATGCCGCGTGAGAGTAACAGCACGCGCGACTTCAATGATAATGGCTCGCAATTCTTCATCTGCGTGGGAGACAACAGTGGTTTGGATCGGCGCTATACGGTATTCGGAGAGGTCTTTCGCGGGATCGAGGTAGTCGATAAAATTGTCGAGGTCCCCCGCGACGAGCAAGACAATCCATTGGAGCCGATCAGGATCATGATGACCGTGAAAGAATAA